Proteins co-encoded in one Vicinamibacterales bacterium genomic window:
- a CDS encoding tyrosine-type recombinase/integrase, with protein MPAPFRALTALYLETYATRVSHVYVTLRHKLIALGHFWRFLAEQYPEITASADVAPAHGRAYSPYAIARARERQRGEDTGADLRPTAHVWLLEVRTFFADICTWATEPDSPFAPYAPRIVPLMRRDLVGIGFEKARARTQARITATVLDLEREMPTIRACALQHWKAAGVVLQRQPGDRRATAAEAATFWDWALVELLVQSGLRIEEASELTTLDILKRQLADGRVYYLLHIKPSKFNRARVIPICDGLGRVIAEIIRHVKRFYGADAVPSCDHWDHHERLPRPRAPYLLQGAKHPSPLGIQTIRARLGAVSVAAGARRADGRPLVLLPHDCRRVFAAEHLNNNGPCTSSRRSSDMRPSTRSWSTPSSIPLR; from the coding sequence ATGCCTGCGCCCTTCAGGGCGCTGACGGCGCTGTATCTCGAGACCTACGCGACTCGCGTCAGCCACGTCTACGTCACGCTTCGTCACAAGCTGATCGCGCTCGGCCATTTCTGGCGATTTCTGGCCGAGCAGTACCCGGAGATCACGGCGAGCGCAGACGTCGCGCCCGCGCATGGCCGCGCCTACAGTCCGTACGCCATCGCACGTGCGCGCGAACGCCAGCGCGGCGAAGACACCGGCGCCGACCTGCGCCCGACCGCGCACGTGTGGCTGCTCGAAGTCCGCACCTTCTTTGCGGACATCTGCACGTGGGCGACGGAGCCGGACTCGCCGTTTGCGCCATACGCGCCGCGTATCGTGCCGCTCATGCGCCGCGACTTGGTGGGCATCGGCTTCGAGAAAGCCCGCGCACGGACACAGGCACGTATCACGGCGACGGTCCTCGACCTCGAACGTGAGATGCCGACCATTCGAGCGTGTGCGTTGCAGCACTGGAAGGCGGCCGGTGTGGTGCTGCAGCGTCAGCCGGGCGACCGACGCGCGACGGCGGCCGAAGCGGCGACGTTTTGGGATTGGGCGCTGGTGGAGCTGCTCGTGCAGAGCGGCCTCCGCATCGAAGAGGCGAGCGAACTCACGACGCTCGATATCCTCAAACGCCAACTCGCGGATGGCCGCGTGTACTACTTGCTCCACATCAAGCCGTCGAAATTCAATCGCGCGCGCGTCATTCCCATCTGCGATGGTCTCGGACGCGTCATCGCCGAGATCATCCGCCATGTGAAGCGCTTCTATGGCGCAGACGCCGTGCCATCCTGCGATCATTGGGACCACCACGAACGTCTCCCACGCCCGCGCGCGCCGTACCTGCTGCAAGGCGCCAAACATCCGAGTCCGCTCGGCATCCAAACGATTCGCGCCAGGCTCGGTGCCGTGTCGGTCGCGGCGGGCGCGCGCCGAGCGGACGGCCGCCCGCTCGTGCTCTTGCCGCACGACTGCCGCCGCGTCTTCGCGGCCGAGCATTTGAACAACAACGGCCCGTGCACGTCATCCAGGCGCTCCTCGGACATGCGACCCTCGACACGATCATGGTCTACGCCAAGCTCTATCCCACTACGCTGA
- a CDS encoding zincin-like metallopeptidase domain-containing protein — translation MKPCTVTDNAQDDQSPKQDVYARITAKIVAALEDGVRPWVRPWNAEHAAGRITRPLRHNGQPYTGINTLSLWASASVQGFAAPIWMTYRQAVELRAHVRKGEKGSPVVYANSITRHETDTDSGVDVARDIHFLKGYTVFNVEQIDGLPAQYTAPASPRLDVSARIARAECFFGATGATLAHGGSRAFYRPSTDSIVLPFFETFRDAESYYATLAHETTHWTAHESRLARDFGSKRFGSEGYAIEELVAELGAAFLCADLDLTLEPREDHAAYIANWLDVLKADSRAIFTAASHAQRAADFINGLRRLTTVAFGIRGGNAPSPGATSAWRPTLRFFYTSRLVGTCLRGSASTGDRSSRTRPITFHGSLLPQDE, via the coding sequence ATGAAACCCTGCACCGTCACCGACAACGCTCAGGACGATCAATCGCCCAAGCAAGACGTCTACGCTCGCATTACGGCGAAGATCGTGGCGGCCCTCGAAGACGGCGTGCGGCCGTGGGTCAGGCCCTGGAACGCCGAACACGCCGCCGGGCGCATCACACGACCGTTGCGTCACAACGGCCAGCCTTACACCGGCATCAACACTCTGTCGCTGTGGGCGTCGGCCAGCGTCCAGGGCTTCGCCGCACCGATCTGGATGACCTACCGCCAAGCAGTCGAACTTCGCGCTCACGTCCGCAAGGGCGAGAAAGGCTCGCCCGTCGTCTATGCGAACAGCATCACGCGCCACGAGACCGACACCGACAGCGGCGTCGACGTCGCGCGCGACATCCACTTCCTCAAGGGTTACACCGTATTCAACGTCGAACAGATCGACGGACTGCCCGCGCAGTACACGGCGCCGGCGTCACCGCGCCTCGACGTGTCCGCCCGCATCGCCCGTGCGGAATGCTTTTTCGGCGCGACCGGGGCCACGCTCGCCCACGGCGGCAGCCGTGCCTTTTATCGGCCCTCGACCGACAGTATCGTGCTGCCGTTCTTCGAGACCTTCCGCGATGCCGAGAGCTACTACGCCACCCTCGCGCACGAGACGACGCACTGGACCGCACATGAATCGCGCCTGGCGCGCGACTTCGGCAGCAAGCGTTTCGGGTCCGAAGGCTACGCGATCGAAGAACTCGTGGCCGAACTTGGCGCCGCGTTCCTCTGTGCCGATCTTGATCTGACCCTTGAGCCGCGCGAGGACCACGCCGCCTACATCGCCAACTGGCTGGACGTCCTCAAGGCAGACAGCCGCGCGATCTTCACGGCAGCCAGCCACGCGCAGCGCGCGGCGGACTTCATCAACGGCCTCCGCCGGCTAACGACCGTGGCATTCGGCATTCGGGGCGGCAACGCCCCCTCGCCCGGAGCGACATCGGCTTGGCGGCCTACACTCAGGTTCTTCTACACATCGCGACTTGTCGGGACCTGTCTCCGAGGTTCTGCCAGTACTGGCGATCGGTCGTCGCGGACTCGGCCGATCACTTTCCACGGCAGCCTCCTACCTCAGGATGAATAG
- a CDS encoding PadR family transcriptional regulator, translating to MAAAPTIGEFEQVVLLAVLRLEDDAYGVTIRTVIASRTDRRPSPGALYTTLDRLEEKGLVTSRLGDPTPQRGGRAKRFFRVTAKGVEAISRAQRSYQRLLQGLTLPGVSHA from the coding sequence ATGGCCGCTGCGCCGACGATTGGGGAGTTCGAGCAGGTGGTGCTTCTGGCGGTGCTGCGGTTGGAAGACGATGCGTACGGCGTGACGATTCGCACGGTCATCGCGTCGAGAACCGATCGTCGCCCGAGCCCGGGCGCGCTCTACACGACGCTCGATCGGCTCGAGGAGAAGGGGCTCGTCACGTCCAGGCTGGGCGACCCGACGCCTCAGCGCGGCGGGCGGGCCAAACGTTTCTTCCGTGTCACCGCCAAAGGTGTGGAAGCGATTTCGCGGGCACAGCGCTCCTATCAGCGGCTTCTGCAGGGCCTGACGCTCCCTGGAGTCTCACATGCGTAA
- a CDS encoding ABC transporter permease yields the protein MRAKAIEARLVAALREQAGLSVMLADRLPLAGTWTPPLTASGRSGTIAVRTLANRVGPEYFETLGVALVRGRTFRPDEAGANVAVISERAARLFWPGEDPLGRTFTLDMTFRGNLQRFSVVGIARDVRTASPSRVDPSFVYLPLPLSGADRVIVRAALPPARALAAIRRTVQSIDPRLMTDLQIASLDEGPLRLWHALIDTLARFAGTLAMIALALALGGIYGVVAHLASLRRYEIGVRLALGARRTDILRLVVVDALAPVSGGALVGLGGGLALSALLRASLSFPGTPDVLFGVSAFDLVTFAGVTALVALAVAIASAGPLWRATRVDPLIALRSC from the coding sequence GTGCGCGCCAAAGCGATCGAGGCGCGGCTCGTGGCGGCGCTGCGCGAGCAGGCCGGCCTGTCGGTCATGCTCGCCGATCGACTTCCGCTCGCGGGCACGTGGACGCCACCGTTGACCGCATCCGGCCGGTCCGGCACGATCGCCGTTCGCACGCTGGCCAACCGCGTCGGCCCCGAGTACTTCGAGACGCTCGGTGTTGCGCTGGTCCGCGGCCGGACCTTTCGACCCGACGAAGCGGGCGCCAACGTGGCTGTTATCAGCGAGCGGGCGGCGCGGCTGTTCTGGCCCGGTGAGGATCCGCTCGGGCGGACCTTCACCCTCGACATGACCTTCCGCGGCAACCTGCAGAGGTTCTCGGTAGTCGGCATCGCGCGCGACGTGCGCACGGCGAGCCCGTCGCGCGTCGACCCGTCGTTCGTGTATCTGCCGCTTCCGCTCTCCGGCGCCGATCGCGTGATCGTGCGCGCCGCGCTGCCGCCCGCTCGGGCGCTGGCCGCGATCCGGCGCACGGTGCAGTCGATCGACCCGCGGCTGATGACCGATCTGCAGATCGCCAGCCTCGACGAGGGACCGCTGCGGCTGTGGCACGCCCTGATCGACACGCTGGCCCGATTTGCCGGCACGCTCGCGATGATCGCGCTGGCCCTTGCCCTCGGCGGCATCTACGGCGTCGTCGCCCATCTCGCGTCGCTGCGGCGATACGAGATCGGTGTGCGGCTGGCGCTGGGCGCGCGCCGGACCGACATCCTGCGCCTGGTCGTCGTCGACGCCCTCGCGCCCGTCTCGGGCGGCGCGCTTGTCGGCCTCGGCGGCGGGCTCGCGCTATCGGCGTTGCTGCGCGCGTCGCTCAGCTTCCCGGGGACCCCCGACGTGCTGTTCGGCGTCAGCGCCTTCGATCTCGTCACGTTCGCCGGCGTCACCGCGCTGGTCGCACTGGCCGTGGCGATCGCCAGTGCCGGTCCGCTGTGGCGCGCGACGCGCGTCGATCCGCTCATCGCGCTAAGATCGTGCTAG
- a CDS encoding YncE family protein, with protein MRRILTTLLVVPTLLLTAAARRPPAAEHHLLYVAEPGIRNYVEYGGVGVLVYDIDAGYKFLRRIPSQAVPAGQEPENVKGIAASAATGRLYVTTIKRLMAFDLTSDRKLWDREMPGGADRLAISPDGRTLYVPTLEGPQWTVVDAMTSEIKGNVTTNSGSHNTIWGPDGTRVYLAGLKSPSLAVADPSTNTVVQEVGPFASVIRPFTINGSQTKVYVNVNGLLGFEVGDLKTGKVLQHVEVPGFQKGEVKRHGCPSHGIALSPDEKELWLADGHNSAIHVFDMTAAAPKLIATIKVRDQPGWITWSLDGRHVWPSTGEIVDAKTKKIVGTLTDEQHRVVQSEKVVEVVFDGTRIVRAGDQFGLGQKR; from the coding sequence GTGCGGCGCATCCTCACCACGCTCCTCGTCGTTCCCACGCTCCTCCTGACGGCGGCGGCGCGACGCCCGCCAGCGGCCGAGCATCATCTGCTCTACGTCGCCGAGCCGGGCATCCGAAATTATGTCGAGTACGGCGGCGTCGGCGTCCTCGTCTACGACATCGACGCCGGCTACAAGTTCCTCCGCCGCATTCCGTCGCAGGCGGTGCCTGCCGGCCAGGAGCCCGAGAACGTCAAGGGCATCGCGGCCAGCGCCGCGACCGGCCGTCTCTACGTGACGACCATCAAGCGGCTGATGGCGTTCGACCTGACGTCGGACCGGAAGTTGTGGGATCGCGAGATGCCAGGCGGCGCGGACCGCCTGGCCATTTCGCCGGACGGCAGGACGCTGTATGTGCCGACGCTCGAGGGGCCGCAGTGGACCGTTGTCGACGCGATGACGAGTGAAATCAAAGGCAACGTGACGACGAATTCCGGATCGCACAACACGATCTGGGGGCCGGACGGCACGCGCGTCTACCTCGCCGGCCTGAAGTCGCCCAGCCTCGCGGTCGCCGATCCGTCGACCAACACCGTCGTGCAGGAAGTCGGTCCGTTCGCCAGCGTGATCCGTCCGTTCACCATCAACGGCTCGCAGACGAAGGTGTACGTGAACGTCAACGGTCTGCTGGGCTTCGAGGTCGGCGATCTGAAGACCGGCAAGGTGCTGCAGCACGTCGAGGTTCCGGGATTCCAGAAAGGCGAGGTGAAGCGCCACGGCTGCCCGAGCCACGGCATTGCGCTGTCGCCGGACGAGAAGGAGCTTTGGCTCGCCGACGGCCACAACAGCGCGATTCACGTGTTCGATATGACGGCGGCGGCGCCGAAACTGATCGCGACGATCAAGGTGCGCGATCAGCCAGGCTGGATCACCTGGAGTCTCGACGGCAGGCACGTGTGGCCGTCGACCGGCGAAATCGTCGACGCGAAGACGAAGAAGATCGTCGGGACGCTGACCGACGAACAACACCGCGTCGTACAGAGCGAAAAAGTCGTCGAAGTCGTCTTCGACGGGACGCGCATCGTTCGCGCCGGCGATCAGTTCGGGCTCGGGCAGAAGCGGTGA
- a CDS encoding DUF2264 domain-containing protein, whose translation MKVNRRQALQAAGAALVAPRLAFARPHAPDASFVTQAPIPAERRPEMRPLLDAAVPRVAIWGKYAAKLTEPVLQNLAAGTLRARMPVEQAPNTDRRSVTHLEAFGRLLAGIGPWLESGGAPAYPQLALQALDRAVDPKSPDFLNFTRERQPLVDAAFLVQGLLRAPTSLLAKIEGTTRTNLIAALESTRIISPAFSNWLLFTAMVEAGLNALGAPFDATRVEYAVREHEQWYKGDGAYGDGPSFHWDYYNSFVIQPMLVDVAAALSARVPAVKDMAARIDERAKRYAAVQERMIGPDGTFPPIGRSLAYRCGAFHALAQAALRGALPDGVAPAQVRGALTAVIRRTLDAPDTFDADGWLRIGFCGRQPGVGETYISTGSLYLCSVALLPLGLHWSDPFWSGPDVPFTQQRAWTGESFPIDHALA comes from the coding sequence GTGAAGGTCAACCGACGCCAGGCGCTGCAGGCGGCGGGCGCGGCGCTGGTCGCCCCCCGACTCGCCTTCGCTCGTCCGCACGCCCCCGACGCCTCGTTCGTGACCCAGGCGCCGATTCCCGCTGAACGCCGTCCCGAGATGCGGCCGCTCCTCGACGCCGCCGTGCCGCGAGTTGCGATCTGGGGGAAGTACGCGGCAAAGCTGACCGAGCCCGTGCTGCAAAACCTCGCCGCCGGAACGCTGCGCGCCCGCATGCCCGTCGAGCAGGCGCCGAACACCGACCGCCGCAGCGTCACGCATCTCGAGGCATTCGGCCGGTTGCTCGCCGGTATCGGCCCGTGGCTCGAGAGCGGCGGCGCGCCCGCGTATCCGCAGCTGGCGCTGCAGGCGCTCGATCGCGCCGTCGATCCGAAATCGCCCGACTTCCTGAACTTCACGCGCGAGCGGCAGCCGCTGGTCGACGCGGCCTTCCTTGTCCAGGGACTGCTGCGGGCCCCGACGTCGCTGCTCGCGAAGATCGAAGGGACGACCAGGACAAATCTGATCGCCGCGCTCGAGTCGACGCGAATCATCTCGCCGGCCTTCAGCAACTGGCTGCTCTTCACCGCGATGGTCGAGGCCGGCCTGAACGCGCTCGGCGCACCGTTCGACGCGACGCGGGTCGAGTACGCGGTCCGCGAGCACGAGCAGTGGTACAAGGGAGACGGCGCCTACGGCGACGGTCCGTCGTTCCACTGGGACTACTACAACAGCTTCGTGATCCAGCCGATGCTGGTGGACGTGGCGGCGGCGCTCTCGGCGCGCGTGCCGGCGGTGAAAGACATGGCGGCGCGGATCGACGAGCGCGCGAAGCGCTACGCCGCGGTCCAGGAGCGGATGATCGGGCCCGACGGCACGTTCCCGCCGATCGGCCGTTCGCTGGCGTATCGCTGCGGCGCCTTTCACGCGCTGGCCCAGGCGGCGCTGCGCGGCGCGCTGCCCGACGGCGTCGCGCCCGCCCAGGTGCGCGGCGCGCTGACCGCCGTGATCAGGCGCACACTCGATGCGCCGGACACCTTCGACGCCGACGGCTGGCTCCGCATCGGCTTCTGCGGCCGCCAGCCGGGCGTCGGCGAAACGTACATCTCGACCGGATCCCTCTACCTGTGCAGCGTCGCGCTGCTGCCCCTCGGCCTCCACTGGAGCGACCCGTTCTGGTCGGGCCCGGACGTTCCGTTCACCCAGCAGCGCGCCTGGACCGGCGAGTCGTTCCCGATCGACCACGCGCTCGCGTAA
- a CDS encoding TlpA disulfide reductase family protein: MKLTQLVTLFLVVLSFVAPTGVVQQKTVQAELQAVADRQDAPAFSLSDASGHRWRLADHRGKPVVVNLWATDCGGCKAELPSFVTLNQRYKTKVNIVGVSLDIMYEDLKTAAEGWSRVKPFAAAHGLVYQILLDDGSAEKAFKVTALPATYLIDRSGRIAASYIGIVDADNLEANLKTMLAER, from the coding sequence ATGAAACTGACGCAGTTGGTGACGCTGTTCCTGGTCGTGCTCTCGTTCGTGGCACCGACCGGGGTGGTTCAACAGAAGACCGTTCAGGCAGAGCTGCAGGCCGTCGCCGATCGCCAGGACGCGCCGGCCTTCAGCCTTAGCGATGCCTCCGGCCACAGGTGGCGTCTTGCCGACCATCGCGGCAAGCCGGTGGTCGTCAATCTCTGGGCGACGGATTGCGGCGGATGCAAGGCAGAACTTCCGTCGTTCGTCACGTTGAACCAGCGCTACAAAACCAAAGTCAACATCGTCGGCGTATCGCTCGACATCATGTATGAGGATCTGAAGACGGCCGCGGAAGGCTGGTCACGCGTCAAGCCCTTCGCCGCCGCGCACGGCCTGGTCTACCAGATCCTTCTCGATGACGGCAGTGCGGAGAAGGCGTTCAAGGTGACCGCTCTTCCCGCCACGTACCTGATCGATCGATCCGGCCGCATCGCCGCCAGTTACATCGGCATCGTCGACGCCGACAATCTGGAAGCGAACCTGAAAACGATGCTGGCCGAACGCTAG
- a CDS encoding ABC transporter permease, whose translation MTIVTPAVRALRATPAFSAVAVLTMAVAIASTTAIFSVYDQLVAHPVTLPDPSSLVQIWITSSDRAIQAPAISVPRYDDLKDRIHAFSSMAASAPDSFTLTGKGDATQLNGLRVSPSFFPTLGIMPARGRNFSAAEDVVNGPAVCIISHELWLAVLGGRDSIVGETIELNGTAWEVVGVMPPRLTAPFGQVQVFAPRVFEVGGLTPAQIKIGATVASAIARLRTGATLAQARAEMSAADGGYKARNAGNIDARALMDPRTFVGSLVGGVAPTMYTLLGAVGCVLLIACTNVASLFLGRLLKRRKEIAVRMSLGASRGAIVRQFLAESLLFSAAAGALGATVAVWTLRALRPVLASQLPPNATLSLNWRALVVAAAVSLAAAILTGLVPALQASQPDLVGQLKDSSRGSSSGHGGRLRQVLIVAEVTLSVVLLVGAGLLVESFVKLTATETGIEAGGAASAFVGLPPARYPTPQQQSDFYERVIEQLAAQPGVGSAAASLATPLNGGIRTPFGVLGRPQPPIAERPLVTFDVVSENYFRLLRIPVAQGRTFSADDRLTSTLICTVNQAFAKQVFPGGSAIGQVLLFGINDRHVEIVGVTGDVKSVGVNAPAPAEVYFPLRQLAKPGMNVMGKTGSDPAMLQAAIRNAVAAVDRTQAVSFFATLESALAQSLGAQRLVATLTGLFAALALVLSLLGLYSMLAHLVSQRTPEIGIRMALGATPGQVVGMVMRSGLALVAVGLALGLGGAAAASRLIRQLLFGVGPLSAPIYLAVAAAFGLVAALACLAPSLRASRIDPLVAFRTE comes from the coding sequence ATGACGATCGTCACACCGGCGGTCCGAGCCCTTCGTGCCACCCCGGCGTTTTCGGCGGTGGCCGTTCTGACCATGGCCGTCGCCATCGCGTCGACGACGGCAATCTTCTCGGTCTACGACCAACTGGTCGCGCATCCGGTGACGCTCCCGGATCCGTCTTCACTCGTCCAGATCTGGATCACCAGCAGCGACCGCGCGATCCAGGCGCCGGCTATCTCGGTCCCCCGCTACGACGATCTGAAGGATCGGATCCACGCGTTCTCGTCGATGGCCGCCTCCGCGCCGGACAGCTTCACACTGACCGGCAAGGGCGACGCCACGCAGCTCAATGGCCTGCGCGTGAGCCCGTCCTTCTTTCCGACGCTCGGCATCATGCCGGCGCGCGGCCGCAATTTCAGCGCGGCGGAAGACGTCGTCAACGGCCCGGCGGTCTGCATCATCAGCCACGAGCTGTGGCTGGCGGTCCTCGGCGGGCGCGACTCGATCGTCGGCGAGACCATCGAGCTGAACGGCACCGCATGGGAGGTCGTCGGCGTGATGCCGCCCCGGTTGACGGCACCGTTCGGACAGGTCCAGGTCTTCGCGCCGCGCGTCTTCGAGGTCGGCGGCCTGACGCCGGCGCAGATCAAGATCGGCGCGACCGTCGCGTCGGCGATCGCCCGCCTCAGGACCGGCGCGACGCTGGCGCAGGCGCGCGCCGAAATGTCGGCCGCCGACGGCGGCTACAAGGCGCGCAATGCGGGCAACATCGACGCGCGGGCGCTGATGGACCCGCGGACGTTCGTCGGCTCGCTGGTCGGCGGCGTCGCCCCGACGATGTACACACTGCTCGGCGCGGTCGGCTGCGTCCTGCTGATTGCCTGCACCAACGTGGCATCGCTCTTCCTCGGTCGGCTGCTCAAGCGCCGCAAGGAGATCGCCGTGCGCATGTCGCTCGGCGCGAGCCGCGGCGCGATCGTACGGCAATTCCTCGCCGAGAGCCTGCTCTTCTCGGCGGCGGCCGGGGCGCTCGGCGCGACCGTCGCCGTCTGGACGCTTCGGGCGCTGCGGCCGGTCCTCGCGTCACAACTGCCCCCCAACGCCACCCTGAGCCTGAACTGGCGCGCGCTGGTCGTCGCAGCCGCCGTCAGCCTGGCCGCAGCAATCCTCACCGGACTCGTTCCGGCGCTTCAGGCCTCCCAGCCCGATCTGGTCGGTCAGTTGAAGGACAGCAGCCGCGGATCGTCGTCGGGCCACGGCGGACGCCTCCGCCAGGTGCTCATCGTCGCCGAGGTCACACTCTCGGTCGTGCTCCTCGTCGGGGCGGGACTGCTCGTCGAGAGCTTCGTCAAACTGACCGCTACGGAAACCGGCATCGAGGCCGGCGGCGCGGCGTCCGCGTTCGTCGGACTGCCGCCCGCGCGCTACCCGACGCCGCAGCAGCAATCGGACTTCTACGAGCGGGTCATCGAACAGCTCGCCGCCCAGCCGGGCGTCGGCAGCGCCGCCGCGTCGCTTGCGACACCGCTCAACGGCGGCATTCGCACGCCGTTCGGCGTCCTTGGGCGGCCGCAGCCGCCGATTGCCGAGCGCCCGCTCGTCACGTTCGACGTGGTCAGCGAGAATTACTTCCGGCTCCTGCGGATCCCGGTCGCGCAGGGACGGACGTTCTCGGCGGACGATCGGCTGACCTCGACGCTCATCTGCACGGTGAACCAGGCGTTCGCGAAACAGGTGTTCCCCGGAGGGTCGGCGATCGGTCAGGTGCTGCTGTTCGGGATCAACGACCGGCACGTCGAGATCGTCGGCGTCACCGGCGACGTCAAGAGCGTCGGCGTCAACGCGCCGGCCCCCGCCGAAGTGTATTTTCCGCTGCGCCAGCTCGCCAAGCCCGGTATGAACGTCATGGGCAAGACGGGCAGCGACCCGGCGATGCTGCAGGCGGCGATCAGGAACGCCGTGGCGGCGGTCGATCGCACGCAGGCGGTCTCGTTCTTCGCAACGCTGGAGAGCGCGTTGGCGCAGAGCCTCGGCGCCCAGCGCCTCGTGGCCACGCTCACGGGCCTGTTCGCGGCGCTGGCGCTGGTCCTCTCGCTGCTCGGGCTCTATTCGATGCTCGCCCACCTCGTGTCGCAGCGGACGCCGGAAATCGGCATCCGCATGGCGCTGGGCGCGACGCCGGGACAGGTCGTCGGCATGGTCATGCGCAGCGGGCTGGCGCTGGTGGCGGTCGGCCTGGCGCTCGGGCTCGGCGGCGCTGCCGCCGCGAGCCGGCTGATCCGGCAGCTGCTGTTCGGTGTCGGGCCCTTGAGCGCGCCGATCTATCTGGCGGTCGCGGCGGCGTTCGGCCTCGTCGCCGCGCTGGCCTGCCTGGCCCCCTCGCTGCGCGCGTCGCGCATCGACCCGCTCGTGGCGTTCCGGACGGAATAG